The proteins below come from a single Halomonas binhaiensis genomic window:
- the icmH gene encoding type IVB secretion system protein IcmH/DotU, with protein sequence MANQDHTQEQDATDSTQATLRTLTQDFFSMVLMVRRGSEAQGVDEFLERVENYFQDLEKRALAAGYTLEQFRDAQYALCAFLDESVLGAVESNIRHHIELHPFQYKYFGVHLAGEGFFERLEALRSDVKGNLDVLEVYHLCLALGFEGKFRLEHRDQLRYIANTLGQDIARYRKVPQELAPDWKLPDQVGQLLRYEVPVWVYLVLIALLCGVVYLILGGILDARVDALVESLQSLFDGS encoded by the coding sequence GTGGCGAACCAAGACCATACCCAGGAGCAGGATGCGACGGATAGTACCCAGGCAACGCTGCGTACCCTGACTCAGGACTTCTTTTCCATGGTGCTCATGGTCCGGCGTGGCAGTGAAGCACAAGGCGTCGACGAGTTTCTCGAGCGGGTCGAGAACTACTTCCAGGACCTGGAAAAAAGAGCATTGGCGGCCGGCTATACCCTGGAGCAGTTCCGTGATGCCCAGTATGCGCTGTGTGCCTTCCTCGATGAGAGTGTGCTTGGCGCGGTAGAAAGCAATATTCGCCACCACATCGAACTGCACCCATTTCAGTACAAGTATTTTGGCGTGCACCTGGCAGGCGAAGGTTTCTTCGAGCGCCTCGAGGCCCTGCGCAGCGACGTCAAGGGCAATCTGGATGTGCTGGAGGTCTACCATCTGTGCCTGGCGCTGGGGTTCGAGGGCAAGTTCCGTCTCGAGCACCGCGACCAACTGCGTTATATCGCCAATACCCTGGGACAGGACATTGCACGCTATCGCAAGGTGCCTCAGGAACTGGCTCCTGACTGGAAGCTGCCTGACCAGGTAGGGCAACTGCTGCGCTACGAAGTCCCGGTATGGGTCTATCTCGTGCTGATTGCCCTGCTGTGTGGTGTGGTCTACCTGATTCTCGGCGGCATTCTCGACGCTCGTGTCGATGCGTTGGTCGAGTCTCTGCAATCTCTGTTCGATGGCTCCTAG
- the tagF gene encoding type VI secretion system-associated protein TagF: protein MIGYFGKVPGSADFVAHNAAYKDVRELDSWLQDALAWMAECDAGWHERFDALPMCFFHFRASNGHWLLGGMQSSRDASGRRYPLLVFQRLGVAPGVEGSVGVHTLSETFCGQLRGLLQRLIHGDAGVQELHRSMEELRELGEGDLKLQQRLLQRFLEDVRYSDLSRALNPGFPEFVASAFALRMQGLRQRLLAGEALQAVMPLPAERALKRPAADLWLHWLDRNGPRAKASLLVDDFMRPHLWRFARTDREAFRLLAGVAPQETRFDVLESFEHFDPQWASVEPPSAELDMGTYITRFPGEENAMRMDGPAL from the coding sequence ATGATCGGGTATTTCGGCAAGGTGCCGGGAAGCGCCGACTTCGTAGCACATAACGCTGCCTACAAGGATGTGCGTGAGCTAGATAGCTGGCTGCAGGATGCACTAGCCTGGATGGCCGAGTGCGATGCCGGCTGGCATGAGCGCTTCGATGCCCTGCCGATGTGTTTCTTCCATTTCCGCGCAAGCAATGGCCACTGGCTTCTGGGCGGAATGCAGAGTTCGCGAGATGCCAGTGGCCGGCGCTATCCCTTGCTGGTCTTCCAGCGCCTGGGCGTCGCACCCGGAGTGGAAGGCAGTGTGGGAGTGCACACCCTGAGCGAGACCTTTTGTGGTCAGTTGCGAGGGCTTTTGCAGCGCCTGATTCATGGTGATGCCGGCGTGCAGGAACTGCATCGCTCCATGGAAGAGCTACGCGAACTGGGCGAGGGCGACCTGAAATTGCAGCAACGCCTGTTGCAGCGCTTTCTCGAGGATGTGCGTTACAGCGATCTGTCGCGGGCACTGAACCCCGGCTTTCCGGAGTTCGTTGCCAGTGCCTTTGCCCTGCGCATGCAAGGTCTGCGGCAACGCCTGCTGGCGGGTGAGGCGTTGCAGGCAGTCATGCCATTGCCCGCCGAACGTGCGCTCAAGCGCCCGGCCGCGGATCTGTGGCTGCACTGGCTGGATAGAAATGGCCCAAGGGCCAAGGCCAGCCTGCTGGTGGATGATTTCATGCGTCCTCATCTATGGCGCTTTGCTCGTACCGATAGAGAGGCCTTTCGACTGTTGGCGGGAGTGGCGCCGCAGGAGACACGCTTTGATGTCCTGGAGTCCTTCGAGCATTTCGATCCGCAGTGGGCGTCTGTGGAGCCGCCTTCAGCGGAGTTGGACATGGGTACTTATATAACGCGGTTTCCCGGTGAGGAGAACGCTATGCGAATGGATGGACCCGCGTTGTGA
- a CDS encoding type VI secretion protein IcmF/TssM N-terminal domain-containing protein, with protein sequence MRRLLGVLKSFWLVSIVLWLIGVGLCVWWIPRLGGGPQRLAIAVALLTAVWLLAVVLRKYRKVRADRGIEELVTLEVNREAASAASQSGDYEVLRERLKAALGMLKARGGSKSSLSELPWFLVLGHSASGKTSLLSRSGLNTSVAGIGAETGTQYCDWYFGNDAVLIDTAGRYIAEEQPAQEFAEFLKLLAKRRKRNPINGLVVVVDLPALLRGSREDSYALAQQLIERIDEYHAAMDAAPPVYLCFSKADLVPGFVEAFSRLDSDARQRPWGMSFSLAEIRGKGMRQAFSERFESLIASLRAHVDRRVIESGLEANSELLRFPDYVNEIRNPLMDFLEPFDLRHNPDSAPLARGLYFTSALQRGDVIAPVFNQAASKMFALNRTTETASQARGERSYFIQGLFRDVVIADRNLVEHHSRNGRRRSLHLWLVGAGVLAGLGVIGLMAHAFWNNRAGLMSFEEQLASVEQADDATKLETLQGELARLHQQQREGVALWEDAGLDSGDKLRPDLEDTYFSALKGQVLAPIAANLGQQLAEVGALADSLGLDVELPSAAADNLDQQDYLANAAGQGSEMLDRTGERLQDRLTQRPTLGSVPRSPGELASRLRGEADYRLRGSVNDAYWSARSDGREALREGARNAWENAQNGGLEEQLAESEALSGIGPSFSAAALSELEPSQVSDLIDAYDALKLYLVLTDPEAHPEVDFVKEALPRAWQRLAEHDSQVPQGDQLISDNVALYAAYLEEGKAPALDRDERLVAQARANLKAFLVQASPADREYLRLRLAAEKQFPALTLSDILPKADLPLMYSGEAVPAFFTQRVWQEFVQPELAKTLASDLNVERDWVLEGDSELDAVQSKAQFARAVLARYKRDYIYAWERFLAGAGVRRFEGLEASRKNLTQLSDYQRSPLKILLQVVDANTRWDNPDAEQRQASGDSEEKAPQDSTSPGFWKRTMNWVSGSDQMAEQALAQSSDMPSIHDGILARHFEPVGQLFRTDAGAEDDATHMDRYLLLLRQFKVRLDSLERGDVGKRTKQLVSDVIGGRPNEITELHNYVAANIDTSRDELVQSVQRLFRDPVDFAVASLDGPISGQLAGAWGEQISRPWNKMVGGRYPVSNSSNEASVRDLRHFVDPNSGLLASFDENEVGNLAEANRNGEPLVDPLITATIAQGTGVGEVLDSLADVENGFEIMIQPSPNLTAITLSLDGQQLEYRNGPQSWQRFTWPGDGRQAGARMDVMTFGGTRVKVFDFPSRWGLLRMVDSADVANLDDVRQRLTWYTSVGPVSITVRNFGGVKLTDLDKVRRLRIPALGAR encoded by the coding sequence ATGAGGCGATTACTAGGAGTTCTGAAGAGTTTCTGGCTGGTATCGATCGTGCTGTGGCTGATCGGTGTCGGATTGTGCGTGTGGTGGATTCCACGACTCGGTGGCGGTCCCCAGCGTCTGGCCATTGCCGTGGCCCTGCTCACAGCTGTCTGGCTGCTGGCCGTGGTGCTGCGCAAGTATCGCAAGGTGCGTGCCGACAGGGGCATCGAAGAGCTGGTCACGCTCGAAGTCAACCGGGAGGCTGCCAGTGCGGCCTCGCAGTCGGGAGACTACGAGGTCCTGCGCGAACGCCTCAAGGCTGCGCTGGGCATGCTCAAGGCGCGCGGTGGCAGTAAAAGCAGTTTGAGCGAACTGCCCTGGTTCCTTGTGCTCGGTCACTCGGCCTCGGGCAAGACATCACTGCTGAGCCGTTCCGGCCTCAATACCAGTGTGGCGGGGATTGGCGCGGAAACCGGCACTCAGTATTGCGATTGGTATTTCGGCAATGACGCGGTATTGATTGATACCGCCGGGCGTTATATTGCCGAGGAACAGCCTGCCCAAGAGTTTGCCGAGTTCCTCAAGCTGCTGGCCAAGCGACGCAAGCGTAACCCGATCAATGGCCTGGTGGTGGTCGTCGATCTGCCTGCGTTACTGCGTGGTTCTCGGGAGGATAGCTACGCCCTGGCTCAGCAATTGATCGAGCGTATCGACGAATACCACGCGGCGATGGATGCGGCTCCGCCAGTCTATCTGTGTTTCAGCAAGGCCGACCTGGTGCCGGGGTTTGTCGAGGCTTTCTCACGCCTGGACAGTGATGCACGCCAGCGCCCCTGGGGGATGTCTTTCTCTCTGGCGGAAATTCGCGGCAAGGGTATGCGCCAGGCTTTCTCCGAGCGCTTCGAGTCTTTGATAGCTTCCTTGCGTGCCCATGTGGATCGTCGGGTCATCGAGAGTGGGCTGGAGGCCAACAGCGAACTGTTGCGTTTCCCGGACTACGTGAATGAGATCAGAAATCCTCTGATGGATTTCCTCGAACCGTTCGACCTGCGTCATAACCCGGACAGCGCACCGCTGGCTCGTGGCCTGTATTTCACCAGTGCATTGCAGCGTGGTGATGTCATCGCGCCGGTCTTCAATCAAGCAGCCAGCAAGATGTTTGCCTTGAACAGAACCACGGAGACGGCATCACAGGCGCGGGGTGAACGCAGTTACTTCATCCAGGGGCTGTTCCGCGATGTGGTGATTGCTGATCGCAACCTGGTGGAACATCACTCACGTAATGGCCGTCGACGTTCTCTCCATCTCTGGCTGGTGGGGGCAGGGGTGTTGGCAGGATTGGGTGTTATCGGTCTGATGGCCCATGCCTTCTGGAATAACCGTGCAGGGCTGATGAGCTTCGAGGAACAGCTGGCAAGTGTGGAGCAGGCTGACGATGCCACCAAGCTCGAGACGCTGCAGGGAGAGCTGGCGCGCTTGCACCAGCAGCAGCGCGAGGGAGTGGCGCTATGGGAGGATGCCGGCCTCGATAGTGGTGACAAGCTCCGTCCGGATCTGGAAGACACCTATTTCTCTGCTCTGAAAGGCCAGGTTCTGGCGCCCATCGCGGCCAATCTGGGACAGCAACTGGCCGAGGTCGGGGCGCTGGCGGATTCCCTGGGGCTCGACGTTGAACTGCCATCTGCGGCTGCGGATAACCTGGATCAGCAGGATTACCTGGCCAATGCCGCAGGCCAGGGAAGCGAGATGCTGGACCGTACAGGCGAACGTCTGCAGGACCGCCTGACTCAGCGTCCGACCCTGGGCAGCGTGCCGCGCTCTCCTGGTGAGCTGGCCAGTCGCCTGCGTGGTGAAGCCGACTATCGCCTGCGTGGCAGTGTCAATGATGCCTATTGGAGCGCGCGTTCCGATGGACGTGAAGCGCTGCGCGAAGGTGCGCGCAATGCCTGGGAGAATGCCCAGAACGGTGGACTGGAAGAACAGTTGGCAGAAAGCGAAGCCCTGTCGGGGATTGGTCCGTCATTCTCGGCGGCTGCGCTCAGCGAGCTTGAACCCAGTCAGGTTTCCGATCTAATCGATGCCTACGACGCATTGAAGCTTTATCTGGTGCTCACTGATCCTGAAGCTCATCCAGAAGTGGACTTCGTCAAGGAAGCGTTGCCGCGAGCCTGGCAACGCCTGGCCGAGCATGACAGTCAAGTGCCCCAGGGCGACCAGCTGATCAGTGACAACGTGGCGTTGTATGCGGCTTACCTGGAAGAGGGCAAGGCACCGGCCCTGGACAGGGACGAGCGTCTGGTGGCTCAGGCACGTGCCAATCTCAAGGCCTTTCTGGTGCAGGCATCGCCAGCGGACCGGGAGTATCTGCGCCTGCGTCTGGCAGCGGAGAAACAGTTCCCCGCATTGACACTGTCCGACATCCTGCCCAAGGCCGATCTGCCGTTGATGTATTCCGGAGAAGCGGTACCTGCCTTCTTCACCCAACGGGTGTGGCAGGAATTCGTCCAGCCTGAACTGGCGAAGACATTGGCCTCAGACCTGAATGTGGAGCGTGACTGGGTGCTGGAAGGGGACTCCGAACTGGATGCCGTGCAAAGCAAGGCTCAGTTTGCTCGGGCAGTGCTGGCACGCTACAAGCGTGACTACATCTATGCCTGGGAACGCTTCCTGGCCGGTGCTGGGGTACGTCGTTTCGAAGGGCTGGAAGCGTCGCGCAAGAATCTCACCCAATTGAGCGACTATCAGCGCTCTCCGCTCAAGATCCTGCTACAGGTCGTGGATGCCAACACGCGTTGGGACAATCCTGATGCCGAGCAGCGCCAGGCAAGCGGAGACAGTGAGGAAAAGGCGCCGCAGGACAGCACTTCTCCAGGCTTCTGGAAGCGCACCATGAACTGGGTGAGCGGATCAGACCAGATGGCTGAACAGGCGCTGGCACAAAGCAGTGACATGCCTTCGATTCATGATGGCATCCTGGCACGCCATTTCGAGCCTGTGGGTCAGTTGTTCCGCACCGATGCCGGTGCTGAGGACGATGCTACGCACATGGATCGCTATCTGTTGCTGCTGCGTCAGTTCAAGGTGCGTCTGGATAGCCTGGAACGCGGCGATGTCGGCAAGCGCACCAAGCAGTTGGTGAGTGATGTGATTGGTGGCCGTCCCAACGAGATCACCGAGCTGCACAACTATGTGGCAGCCAATATCGACACTTCGCGTGACGAACTGGTGCAGTCCGTGCAGCGTCTGTTCCGCGACCCGGTGGACTTTGCCGTGGCCAGCCTCGATGGCCCGATATCCGGCCAGCTTGCTGGTGCCTGGGGTGAACAGATCTCGAGGCCCTGGAACAAGATGGTGGGAGGACGTTATCCCGTCAGCAATTCCAGCAATGAGGCCTCGGTTCGCGACTTGCGTCACTTCGTCGATCCGAATTCCGGCCTGCTGGCCAGCTTCGATGAGAACGAGGTAGGCAACCTGGCGGAAGCCAACCGCAATGGCGAGCCTCTGGTCGACCCGTTGATCACTGCCACCATCGCCCAGGGTACCGGCGTAGGGGAAGTGCTCGATAGCCTGGCGGATGTGGAGAATGGATTCGAGATCATGATCCAACCATCTCCCAATCTCACTGCCATCACTCTGTCGCTGGACGGGCAACAACTGGAATACCGCAATGGACCTCAGTCCTGGCAGCGTTTCACCTGGCCAGGCGATGGACGCCAGGCGGGGGCACGGATGGATGTGATGACCTTTGGCGGTACTCGGGTCAAGGTATTCGATTTTCCCTCCCGCTGGGGGCTGCTGCGCATGGTGGACTCCGCCGATGTGGCCAACCTCGATGACGTGCGTCAGCGTCTGACCTGGTACACCAGTGTGGGGCCTGTGAGCATCACGGTGCGTAACTTCGGTGGCGTCAAACTGACTGATCTCGACAAGGTCCGGCGCCTGCGCATTCCTGCGCTGGGAGCTCGATAG